In a genomic window of Coprococcus eutactus:
- a CDS encoding alanine/glycine:cation symporter family protein — translation MDAFTNFLGKVDDIVWGLPLIILIIVCGIYLTIRLKFLQIVHLPKALRFMIKNEEDGTGEVTSFGALCTALSATIGTGNIVGVATAIGILAGGPGALFWMWIAALFGMATKYSEGLLAVKYRKIDEDGHVLGGPFYYIESGMGHKWRWLAKIFAFFGACVGLMGIGTFTQVNGIASAVQAFFDPDKANTISILGNDYSIAIVVTAFVLAILVGLVVIGGIQRISKVSQVIVPFMAVLYIVVCLVLIIVNINKVPAAFATIVKCAFKPMSFAGGVTASLAIAMQKGVARGIFSNEAGLGSAPIAAAAAQTKEPVRQGLVTMTGTFIDTIIVCTMTGLSIVMMGSWQDGSLEGIAVTTDAFQKGLFFMPGQVAAFILMICLVFFAFTTILGWDYYGERCLEYLTNGSKVSVQIYRWLYILCVFIGPYMTVKAVWTIADIFNGLMAIPNIIALLALSSVVVAETKDYFARHKEL, via the coding sequence ATGGACGCATTCACAAACTTTTTAGGCAAAGTTGATGATATTGTCTGGGGCTTGCCACTCATAATACTCATCATCGTTTGCGGAATCTATCTGACGATCAGACTTAAGTTCCTTCAGATAGTTCATCTGCCAAAGGCACTGAGATTCATGATTAAGAATGAGGAAGACGGTACAGGAGAGGTGACGAGCTTTGGCGCGTTATGTACAGCACTTTCAGCAACTATCGGTACAGGTAATATCGTAGGAGTAGCAACAGCTATAGGTATCCTTGCCGGTGGTCCCGGAGCACTTTTCTGGATGTGGATCGCAGCGCTTTTTGGAATGGCAACAAAGTATTCAGAGGGATTGCTTGCTGTAAAGTACAGAAAGATTGACGAGGATGGACACGTTCTCGGAGGACCTTTCTATTACATTGAGAGCGGTATGGGTCACAAGTGGAGGTGGCTTGCAAAGATATTTGCATTCTTCGGAGCATGCGTAGGTCTTATGGGTATCGGTACATTTACACAGGTAAATGGTATTGCTTCTGCAGTTCAGGCTTTCTTTGATCCTGACAAGGCAAATACAATATCAATCTTGGGTAATGACTACTCAATAGCCATCGTCGTCACAGCATTTGTTCTTGCAATTCTTGTAGGACTTGTCGTAATCGGTGGAATCCAGAGAATATCAAAGGTTTCTCAGGTTATAGTGCCATTCATGGCAGTTCTCTACATTGTGGTGTGTCTGGTTCTTATAATAGTTAATATAAATAAGGTTCCGGCTGCATTTGCAACAATAGTTAAGTGCGCATTCAAGCCTATGTCATTTGCAGGTGGTGTTACAGCAAGTCTTGCAATTGCCATGCAGAAGGGTGTTGCACGTGGTATCTTCTCGAATGAGGCTGGTCTTGGTTCTGCACCTATCGCAGCAGCAGCAGCTCAGACAAAGGAACCTGTTCGTCAGGGACTTGTAACAATGACAGGTACATTTATTGATACTATCATCGTATGTACAATGACAGGTCTTTCAATCGTTATGATGGGAAGCTGGCAGGATGGCAGCCTTGAGGGAATCGCAGTCACAACTGATGCATTCCAGAAGGGACTTTTCTTTATGCCAGGTCAGGTTGCAGCATTCATCCTGATGATCTGCCTTGTATTCTTCGCATTTACAACTATCCTTGGTTGGGACTATTATGGTGAGAGATGTCTTGAGTACCTCACAAACGGCAGCAAGGTTTCAGTTCAGATCTATCGTTGGTTATACATACTTTGCGTATTCATCGGACCATACATGACAGTTAAGGCTGTATGGACTATCGCTGATATATTCAACGGACTTATGGCGATTCCGAATATCATAGCATTGCTTGCACTCAGCAGTGTGGTTGTGGCAGAGACAAAGGATTACTTTGCACGCCACAAGGAACTGTAG
- a CDS encoding Na+/H+ antiporter NhaC family protein: MKKSNGAALIPIYVFLVLYLGLGILFEYVLKIPMGFYNIPIVVAFMVAIFVACLQNRKVSFDEKLQIMANGLTDKNIITMLLIFLTAGIFVGVVGRSSAESVAYFMLSIIPARFSVAVLFVVACFVSTAMGTSVGTITLLTPIGVAVADASGFNLPLCVASIMGGAMFGDNLSFISDTTIAACNGQGCAMKDKFRANFWIAFPAAIVTLIVILVKSFNTEIGGVVQHDYNMIQIIPYVLVLIGGIAGVNVFVVLIVGIVSGSIIMLATGQTAAVDLLTNMGSGAAGMFETSMVAVLVAAMCSLIREYGGFEALLSAIKKVFKGDKGGQLGIGLLVGAMDIATANNTVAIVMANPIAKEMADDYGISPKRSASLLDTFSCIFQGIIPYGAQMLVAISAVSELGHEISAFQIIPNLFYPILLLVSSLVWMLIRSNDKTHLAKRR; the protein is encoded by the coding sequence ATGAAGAAGTCAAATGGTGCGGCACTGATACCTATATACGTCTTCCTTGTCCTGTATCTTGGACTTGGAATACTGTTTGAGTACGTGCTGAAGATCCCGATGGGATTTTACAATATTCCAATAGTGGTCGCCTTCATGGTGGCGATATTTGTGGCATGTCTGCAGAACAGAAAGGTAAGCTTTGATGAGAAGCTTCAGATTATGGCAAATGGACTTACAGACAAAAATATTATAACCATGCTGCTCATATTCCTGACGGCGGGAATATTTGTGGGAGTCGTGGGGCGGAGCAGTGCCGAGAGTGTGGCATACTTTATGCTGAGTATCATTCCGGCGAGATTCTCCGTGGCAGTTCTGTTCGTTGTAGCGTGCTTTGTCTCAACAGCTATGGGAACGTCTGTTGGAACAATAACACTTCTGACGCCTATAGGAGTTGCGGTTGCCGATGCGTCAGGATTTAATCTGCCGCTCTGTGTGGCATCAATCATGGGTGGCGCGATGTTCGGAGATAACCTGTCGTTCATATCGGATACGACCATAGCAGCATGTAATGGTCAGGGGTGTGCCATGAAAGATAAGTTCAGGGCAAACTTCTGGATAGCATTTCCTGCGGCGATTGTGACACTCATAGTAATCTTGGTTAAGTCATTCAATACTGAGATAGGCGGAGTAGTACAACATGATTACAATATGATACAGATCATTCCTTATGTTCTGGTACTCATAGGAGGAATAGCAGGAGTTAATGTGTTTGTAGTCCTGATAGTTGGAATCGTGTCAGGTTCCATCATTATGCTTGCCACAGGGCAGACGGCAGCAGTGGATCTCCTGACGAATATGGGAAGCGGTGCAGCTGGAATGTTCGAGACGAGTATGGTTGCTGTACTTGTGGCTGCCATGTGTTCTCTCATCAGGGAGTATGGCGGATTTGAGGCACTGCTTTCGGCTATAAAGAAGGTGTTCAAAGGTGACAAGGGAGGTCAGCTCGGAATCGGACTTCTGGTTGGAGCCATGGACATAGCCACAGCCAACAATACGGTCGCGATAGTCATGGCAAATCCGATAGCAAAGGAGATGGCAGATGATTATGGTATATCACCGAAGAGATCTGCGTCACTGCTTGATACATTTTCATGCATATTTCAGGGAATCATTCCTTACGGTGCTCAGATGCTGGTTGCAATATCAGCGGTGTCGGAGCTGGGACATGAGATATCAGCATTCCAGATAATTCCAAATCTGTTTTATCCAATACTTCTTCTTGTCAGTTCGCTTGTGTGGATGCTTATAAGAAGTAATGACAAAACACATCTGGCAAAGAGACGGTAA
- a CDS encoding family 43 glycosylhydrolase: MSRQVYNPFLPLNEYIPDGEPHVWGDRVYHYGSHDKEGGYTFCMQDYVVYSAPVKDLTSWRCEGITYRASQDPAYPELKYMYAPDVVRGNDGRYYLYYCMGGDYGYGGYTGPISVAVCDTPAGKYEYLGHVHYKDGTVMKKYICFDPAAMNDDGTIRIFYGTQYGYEEEPDFLTNGRLDDEVSMFGRTKEEILGYKDSIMGPIMVVLEDDMLTVKEEPRHIIPYAVKGTSFEEHPFFEGSSMRKVGDKYYFVYSSWQNHELCYAVSDYPDHGFTFGGTIVSNGDVGYKGRSFENKLNMTGTTHGSIECIDGQWYVFYHRLTHKSDYSRQACAEKIYIDADGHIDQVEVTSCGLNDGPLAAKGSYPAVIACNLTNGHMPHGSNSIYTTEFPNVTNKGEDRFIAEIEDGTLIGYKYFALEGSSTFGVNVRYETDANKVVYEGPVRVDERCENQEQIKDANDLTGNKSTSMDESCDIDADGVNDKKRSASDVQNHGYFDICVTEDNESIGRIDIPVSEDISETEWRWRENKVDFPEGVHAVYLVYHGSRKLQLKDIRFR, encoded by the coding sequence ATGAGCAGACAGGTTTACAATCCCTTTTTGCCGCTGAATGAGTACATACCGGACGGTGAGCCGCATGTATGGGGCGACAGGGTTTATCATTATGGATCTCACGATAAGGAGGGCGGTTACACGTTCTGTATGCAGGATTATGTGGTGTACTCCGCGCCTGTAAAAGATCTAACAAGCTGGCGATGCGAGGGCATTACATACAGGGCGAGTCAGGATCCGGCATACCCGGAGCTGAAGTATATGTACGCGCCAGATGTTGTGAGGGGGAATGATGGCAGATATTATCTGTATTACTGTATGGGCGGTGACTACGGTTACGGCGGATACACAGGTCCAATCAGTGTGGCTGTGTGCGATACGCCGGCGGGCAAATACGAATATCTTGGCCATGTGCATTACAAGGACGGCACTGTGATGAAGAAGTACATTTGCTTTGATCCAGCAGCCATGAATGATGACGGAACCATCAGGATATTCTACGGAACCCAGTACGGATACGAGGAAGAGCCTGATTTTCTGACAAATGGCAGGCTGGATGATGAGGTATCTATGTTTGGAAGAACAAAGGAGGAGATACTTGGCTACAAGGACAGCATCATGGGACCGATCATGGTGGTGCTTGAGGACGATATGCTGACGGTCAAGGAAGAACCGAGGCACATCATTCCTTACGCTGTGAAGGGAACATCATTTGAGGAGCATCCATTTTTCGAGGGTTCATCCATGAGAAAGGTGGGAGACAAATATTACTTTGTTTATTCGTCATGGCAGAACCATGAGCTGTGCTATGCGGTGAGCGATTATCCGGATCACGGATTTACATTTGGCGGCACTATAGTGTCAAATGGCGATGTGGGATATAAGGGAAGAAGTTTCGAGAACAAGCTGAATATGACCGGAACTACGCACGGAAGCATAGAGTGCATAGATGGTCAGTGGTACGTGTTCTATCACAGACTCACACACAAGTCGGACTACAGCAGACAGGCCTGTGCTGAGAAGATATATATAGATGCGGATGGACACATAGACCAGGTGGAGGTTACGAGCTGCGGACTGAACGACGGCCCGCTTGCCGCAAAAGGCTCTTATCCGGCGGTGATAGCATGTAACCTGACAAATGGACATATGCCACACGGCTCCAACAGTATATATACGACAGAATTCCCTAATGTGACGAACAAGGGTGAGGATAGATTTATTGCGGAGATAGAGGATGGAACACTCATAGGGTATAAGTATTTTGCACTTGAGGGCAGCAGTACATTTGGCGTGAATGTCAGATATGAGACGGATGCCAACAAGGTGGTGTATGAGGGACCTGTCAGAGTAGATGAGAGATGTGAGAATCAGGAGCAGATCAAGGATGCAAACGACCTGACAGGAAATAAATCAACAAGCATGGACGAATCCTGTGATATCGATGCAGATGGAGTGAATGATAAGAAGCGTTCTGCATCAGATGTGCAAAATCATGGATACTTTGACATATGCGTGACAGAAGATAATGAGAGTATCGGAAGAATAGATATACCTGTATCTGAAGATATCTCAGAGACAGAGTGGAGATGGCGCGAGAACAAAGTGGATTTCCCGGAGGGAGTCCACGCGGTGTATCTTGTATACCATGGCAGCAGAAAGCTTCAATTAAAAGATATACGATTTAGATAA
- a CDS encoding BlaI/MecI/CopY family transcriptional regulator: MKHIPQISEAEYEVMKVIWKYAPISTNDITDKLLQTTSWNPRTIQTLIKRLSDKSAISYEKNGRMFVYSPVISQEEYRKHESSSFLKKFFNGHISDMVSAFVDSDELSADDIKELQDILNGKGTGRK; the protein is encoded by the coding sequence ATGAAACACATTCCCCAGATTTCCGAAGCCGAATATGAAGTTATGAAGGTTATATGGAAATATGCCCCTATAAGCACAAATGACATTACTGACAAACTGTTGCAGACCACTTCATGGAATCCTAGGACTATCCAGACTCTCATCAAAAGACTTTCTGATAAGTCTGCTATCTCCTATGAGAAAAATGGCCGCATGTTCGTCTACTCCCCTGTCATCAGTCAGGAGGAATATCGAAAACATGAAAGCTCATCTTTTCTAAAGAAGTTTTTCAATGGACACATATCCGACATGGTTTCTGCGTTTGTGGATAGTGATGAGCTTAGTGCTGATGATATAAAGGAACTTCAAGACATATTAAATGGAAAAGGCACCGGGAGGAAATAA
- a CDS encoding BlaR1 family beta-lactam sensor/signal transducer, which produces MFRKQLTCNGRYNTIYIVLFLLVIPFIPVNNSFIFQAIGFIRSLFNRSTSAANTVTPLPINANLSSNVNWMNDFAVSVNSTSTIYPKLLFIIWLAGVYIFSIRLIVSGISLYKLKKSAVPVTDDTVILNIYSECLELCNVRRYKPKLYYSSALSGAVIVGVFRPVIYIPRQINDCISDYTITDLRHILLHELQHFKRRDNAVNMFICIFCILYWFNPVVIYTLHTARHDREKACDNDVLQCLGQNYAAKYGQTILRAAASRFSSSSSLSFKSKSRKNLLKTRLQLIVDFKPITNREKRKCIYAFSIIILLMTVCAPLSVYALDDTQYKDFAPMNLESLDLSSYFSDYNGCFALYDKGNDKWYIYNQDKALYRTSPDSTYKIYDAVMALEHGIITSDNSFMRWDGSSYPFDAWNTDQTLRSAMTGSVNWYFDNLDAAMDHTDVKNFLSLIEYGNQNINSAQNCYWLESSLTISPVEQVELLCHLKKNDWNLSKANVDTVMESMFIASSDGKSLYGKTGTGRIDDVNINGWFVGFITSNDKGASQSLCKPPN; this is translated from the coding sequence ATGTTCAGAAAACAGCTAACATGTAATGGCAGATACAACACCATATATATTGTGCTGTTTCTTCTCGTAATTCCATTTATCCCTGTAAATAATTCATTTATATTCCAGGCCATAGGTTTCATACGATCATTATTTAACAGAAGTACTTCTGCCGCAAATACAGTTACTCCTTTGCCTATCAATGCCAACCTTTCATCGAATGTGAACTGGATGAACGACTTTGCTGTATCTGTAAACAGTACATCTACAATATATCCAAAGCTCCTTTTTATTATCTGGCTTGCCGGAGTTTACATATTTTCCATCCGTTTAATAGTGTCAGGCATATCACTATACAAGCTGAAAAAATCTGCTGTTCCAGTCACCGACGATACTGTCATATTGAATATATATTCGGAATGCCTTGAGCTCTGCAATGTGCGCAGATACAAACCGAAATTATATTACTCCTCTGCTTTATCTGGGGCGGTCATTGTAGGTGTATTCCGCCCTGTTATATATATTCCACGGCAAATCAACGACTGCATATCCGATTACACAATAACCGACCTGAGACATATTTTGTTACATGAACTACAACATTTTAAACGCAGAGACAATGCCGTGAATATGTTTATCTGCATATTCTGCATACTGTATTGGTTCAATCCTGTTGTTATATACACATTACATACAGCAAGACATGACAGAGAAAAAGCATGTGACAATGATGTATTACAGTGCCTCGGTCAAAACTATGCCGCGAAGTATGGGCAGACCATCCTCCGTGCGGCTGCAAGCAGATTCAGTAGTTCATCATCGCTATCATTCAAGAGCAAAAGCAGGAAAAATTTACTTAAAACAAGGCTTCAGCTTATTGTTGATTTCAAACCTATCACCAACAGAGAAAAACGGAAATGTATATATGCATTTTCCATTATCATATTGCTGATGACTGTATGTGCGCCATTATCTGTATATGCTCTGGATGATACACAATACAAGGATTTTGCCCCGATGAATCTGGAATCCTTGGATCTATCCAGCTACTTTTCTGACTACAACGGCTGTTTTGCTCTGTACGACAAGGGAAATGATAAATGGTATATCTATAACCAGGACAAAGCCCTATACCGCACTTCACCGGATTCTACATATAAAATATATGACGCAGTGATGGCTCTTGAACATGGCATCATAACTTCCGACAACTCATTTATGCGCTGGGATGGGAGCTCTTACCCTTTTGATGCCTGGAACACAGACCAGACACTTCGATCTGCCATGACCGGATCTGTAAACTGGTATTTTGACAATCTGGATGCAGCCATGGACCACACAGATGTGAAAAATTTTCTCAGTCTTATTGAATATGGAAATCAGAATATCAATTCAGCTCAGAACTGTTACTGGCTGGAATCCTCTCTGACTATATCCCCGGTAGAGCAGGTAGAACTGCTATGTCACCTGAAAAAAAATGATTGGAACTTGTCTAAGGCAAATGTGGATACAGTCATGGAGTCCATGTTTATAGCAAGCTCTGATGGAAAAAGTCTGTATGGCAAGACAGGTACCGGCAGAATTGATGATGTAAATATAAACGGCTGGTTCGTTGGATTCATTACATCTAATGATAAGGGAGCATCCCAAAGTTTGTGTAAACCTCCAAACTGA
- a CDS encoding IS256 family transposase, producing MREMMRDYLKNNDISIKDGTDVNSIMRDMMSVILEGALDEELDEELGYSKYDYRNKETDNSRNGHSSKTMHTSYGDMDVAIPRDRNGDYEPQLIKKYQNTVTQDMEEKILSMYAKGMTTGDIESHMRELYDIDISDSTISRITDKILPIVKEWQERPLEEVYAVVFMDAIHYHVRSEGRIVKRAVYIALGIDMNGKKDVLGMYVGENESAKFWLSIMNGLKNRGVEDILIACVDGLNGFPQAIEAVYPKTEIQQCIIHQIRNSTKFVSYKDIKKLMADLKLVYAAPTEETALNELELFKDKWDSKYPKIYKSWHDNWATLSTYFKYPEAVRRLIYTTNAIEGFNRQLRKVTKSKTVFPSDDSLLKMLYLATMDITKKWTGHRQDWGQIHSQLEIYFEERLAGRNL from the coding sequence ATGAGAGAAATGATGCGTGATTATCTGAAGAATAATGATATCAGCATCAAAGACGGCACCGATGTAAACAGTATCATGCGTGACATGATGTCTGTCATTTTGGAAGGTGCTTTGGATGAAGAACTGGATGAAGAATTAGGATATTCCAAGTACGACTATCGAAACAAAGAAACAGACAATAGTAGAAATGGACATTCCAGCAAAACCATGCACACCAGTTATGGAGATATGGATGTGGCAATCCCAAGGGATCGTAATGGTGATTATGAACCACAGCTGATTAAAAAATATCAGAATACCGTAACTCAGGACATGGAAGAAAAAATACTTTCCATGTATGCCAAGGGAATGACAACTGGAGACATTGAATCCCACATGCGTGAATTATACGATATTGATATTTCTGACAGCACAATCAGCCGGATCACAGACAAAATCCTGCCGATTGTAAAAGAATGGCAGGAACGCCCTTTGGAAGAAGTGTATGCTGTAGTATTTATGGATGCAATCCACTATCACGTCCGCAGTGAAGGACGTATTGTAAAACGTGCGGTTTACATTGCCCTTGGTATCGATATGAATGGGAAAAAAGATGTTCTTGGAATGTATGTTGGAGAAAACGAAAGTGCGAAGTTCTGGCTTTCTATCATGAATGGATTAAAAAACAGAGGCGTTGAGGATATCCTGATTGCATGCGTTGATGGTTTAAATGGATTTCCACAGGCAATCGAGGCTGTTTATCCAAAAACAGAGATTCAGCAGTGTATCATCCATCAGATCCGTAATTCAACGAAGTTTGTTTCTTACAAAGATATCAAAAAACTGATGGCTGATCTGAAGCTTGTATATGCGGCTCCAACGGAAGAAACCGCTTTAAATGAACTGGAACTGTTCAAGGATAAATGGGATTCCAAGTACCCGAAAATCTATAAATCCTGGCATGATAACTGGGCAACACTGTCCACTTATTTCAAATATCCAGAGGCAGTAAGACGGCTGATTTATACCACAAATGCCATTGAAGGATTCAACCGCCAGCTCCGGAAAGTGACCAAAAGCAAAACGGTTTTTCCGTCGGATGACAGCCTTTTGAAAATGCTGTATCTGGCAACCATGGATATCACGAAAAAATGGACCGGACACAGGCAGGACTGGGGACAGATCCATTCCCAGCTTGAAATTTATTTTGAAGAACGTCTGGCGGGACGGAACCTGTAA